Proteins encoded in a region of the Leguminivora glycinivorella isolate SPB_JAAS2020 chromosome 23, LegGlyc_1.1, whole genome shotgun sequence genome:
- the LOC125238446 gene encoding nucleolin 2 isoform X3 — translation MDYVVGNVAALIAGNVTPNRPKLSKRALTPIKHMPSPNVTPKSELVDDRSIFLSPSVQKKKAIVKKSPKRIFQNPDLDVTNENEGNTSTTSPKADKVKKHLKGELDATVSPKNNSKAAKTSEKQESPKKKAVNSDMNNSIGDNVNPNELTPKKNKKKRNSITENRSVTESVKTNQSEGTPKKNKKKRNSTSEVGQNVAESPKKNKTQNKENVQNDTATNKDAETVKSPKKKKKNKKKPQNTEVEKSENTVNNVNTAEGSEPNETEDIQPKETKATNPKKKNKKRKHQQTNENSEENDGKPTKTKKIKVNPNAITDKDSDSEHESDNEIESETEESNKEVLEKSAEPEEASSDEEDTPTPKKKEKVEEKETGKVREVNTEDEIKRTLFVGNVPFSKKCKKEIKKIFSKYGQIESVRIRTVPVKDPSVTPKLAVIKQELHPERSTVNVYVKFTNPQCVDQALAENNTVLNNNHLRVTRSGSTGAEHDPRHSVFVGNIPFALEDEGLREKFEKCGEIESVRIVRDKKTNAGKGFGYVNFTSKDGVELALALTDEDLTIKNRIMRVKRCTQVTQRQAQKGNNRPGFQGKKLSQGDRQRNQTPGKFNQGRNQGFQGNRGGNFQNRGGNFQNKSENFQNKGGNFQNKGGNFQNKGGNFQNKGGNFQGRGGNFGKQNDGEKVGAERRLMNKRKSQEGGDGPRDDQPREKKPRKEFVGMTAEKKKKRKFDKGQKKKKALSEILTK, via the exons ATGGATTACGTTGTAGGCAATGTAGCTGCCTTAATAGCTGGTAACGTGACGCCAAACCGCCCTAAACTCTCCAAAAGGGCCTTAACTCCGATAAAGCATATGCCTTCTCCGAATGTAACACCTAAAAGCGAATTAGTTGACGATAGATCCATATTTCTGTCGCCCTCGGTACAGAAGAAGAAGGCTATAGTCAAGAAGAGTCCTAAGAGAATATTCCAGAACCCGGACTTGGATGTTACTAACGAAAATGAAGGTAATACAAGTACTACCAGTCCTAAGGCGGATAAAGTTAAAAAACACCTAAAGGGTGAGTTAGATGCTACTGTTAGTCCTAAGAATAACTCTAAAGCAGCTAAAACATCGGAGAAACAAGAATCGCCTAAGAAAAAGGCTGTAAATAGTGATATGAATAATTCAATTGGAGATAATGTTAATCCTAATGAATTGACGCCTAAAAAGAACAAAAAGAAACGCAATTCAATTACTGAGAATAGAAGTGTCACTGAAAGCGTAAAAACAAATCAGTCTGAAGGAACACCgaagaaaaataaaaagaaaagaaactCAACTTCAGAGGTTGGTCAAAATGTTGCAGAATCACCTAAAAAgaataaaacacaaaataaagaaaatgtaCAAAATGACACTGCCACCAATAAAGATGCAGAAACTGTTAAATCTccaaaaaagaagaagaaaaataaaaagaaaccaCAAAATACAGAAGTagaaaaaagtgaaaatactgtAAATAATGTTAATACTGCTGAAGGTAGTGAACCCAATGAAACTGAAGATATTCAACCCAAAGAAACAAAAGCAACCAATCCTAAAAAGAAGAACAAAAAACGGAAGCATCAACAAACCAATGAAAATTCAGAAGAAAATGATGGTAAACCTACAAAAACTAAAAAGATAAAAGTGAACCCAAATGCCATAACTGACAAAGACTCAGATTCAGAACATGAGTCAGATAACGAAATTGAATCTGAAACAGAGGAAAGTAATAAAGAAGTGCTTGAGAAATCAGCAGAGCCGGAAGAAGCCAGTTCTGATGAAGAAGATACTCCGACACCAAAGAAAAAAGAGAAAGTGGAAGAAAAAGAGACAGGGAAAGTAAGGGAGGTGAATACAGAGGACGAAATTAAGAGGACATTGTTTGTTGGCAATGTGCCCTTCAGTAAGAAGTGTAAAAAAGAGATAAAGAAGATTTTTAGCAAATATGGACAGATTGAGAGTGTTAg GATCCGCACAGTGCCAGTGAAGGACCCCAGCGTGACCCCAAAGCTGGCTGTGATCAAGCAGGAGCTTCATCCAGAAAGGAGCACTGTCAATGTCTATGTTAAGTTCACCAACCCACAGTGTGTTGATCAG GCGTTAGCAGAGAACAACACAGTCCTAAACAACAACCACCTCCGCGTGACCCGGAGCGGCAGCACCGGCGCGGAGCACGACCCGAGACACTCTGTGTTCGTTGGCAACATTCCCTTCGCTTTGGAAGATGAGGGGTTGAGAGAGAAGTTTGAGAAGTGCGGAGAGATTGAGTCGGTCAGGATTGTGCGGGATAAGAAGACGAATGCTGGAAAAG gttTCGGTTACGTCAACTTCACGTCAAAAGATGGCGTGGAACTAGCACTCGCTTTAACAGACGAAGATCTTACCATCAAGAACAGAATCATGAGGGTCAAGAGGTGTACGCAGGTCACACAAAGACAGGCGCAGAAGGGAAATAACAG GCCAGGTTTCCAAGGAAAGAAACTCAGTCAAGGTGACAGGCAAAGGAATCAAACGCCAGGCAAATTCAACCAAGGACGTAACCAAGGGTTCCAGGGAAATAGGGGAGGGAACTTCCAAAATAGGGGTGGGAATTTCCAAAATAAAAGTGAGAATTTCCAGAATAAGGGTGGTAACTTCCAGAATAAGGGTGGTAACTTCCAGAATAAGGGTGGGAATTTCCAAAATAAAGGTGGCAATTTCCAAGGGAGGGGCGGAAATTTTGGAAAACAGAATGATGGCGAGAAGGTTGGGGCTGAGAGAAGGTTAATGAATAAGAGAAAGAGTCAG GAGGGAGGTGACGGTCCCCGCGACGATCAGCCACGAGAGAAGAAACCTAGGAAGGAGTTCGTAGGAATGACTGCAGAGAAAAAAAAG AAACGCAAGTTTGACAAGGGACAGAAGAAAAAGAAGGCTCTAAGCGAGATTTTAACGAAGTA a
- the LOC125238446 gene encoding nucleolin 2 isoform X2 has translation MDYVVGNVAALIAGNVTPNRPKLSKRALTPIKHMPSPNVTPKSELVDDRSIFLSPSVQKKKAIVKKSPKRIFQNPDLDVTNENEGNTSTTSPKADKVKKHLKGELDATVSPKNNSKAAKTSEKQESPKKKAVNSDMNNSIGDNVNPNELTPKKNKKKRNSITENRSVTESVKTNQSEGTPKKNKKKRNSTSEVGQNVAESPKKNKTQNKENVQNDTATNKDAETVKSPKKKKKNKKKPQNTEVEKSENTVNNVNTAEGSEPNETEDIQPKETKATNPKKKNKKRKHQQTNENSEENDGKPTKTKKIKVNPNAITDKDSDSEHESDNEIESETEESNKEVLEKSAEPEEASSDEEDTPTPKKKEKVEEKETGKVREVNTEDEIKRTLFVGNVPFSKKCKKEIKKIFSKYGQIESVRIRTVPVKDPSVTPKLAVIKQELHPERSTVNVYVKFTNPQCVDQALAENNTVLNNNHLRVTRSGSTGAEHDPRHSVFVGNIPFALEDEGLREKFEKCGEIESVRIVRDKKTNAGKGFGYVNFTSKDGVELALALTDEDLTIKNRIMRVKRCTQVTQRQAQKGNNRPGFQGKKLSQGDRQRNQTPGKFNQGRNQGFQGNRGGNFQNRGGNFQNKSENFQNKGGNFQNKGGNFQNKGGNFQNKGGNFQGRGGNFGKQNDGEKVGAERRLMNKRKSQEGGDGPRDDQPREKKPRKEFVGMTAEKKKKRKFDKGQKKKKALSEILTK, from the exons ATGGATTACGTTGTAGGCAATGTAGCTGCCTTAATAGCTGGTAACGTGACGCCAAACCGCCCTAAACTCTCCAAAAGGGCCTTAACTCCGATAAAGCATATGCCTTCTCCGAATGTAACACCTAAAAGCGAATTAGTTGACGATAGATCCATATTTCTGTCGCCCTCGGTACAGAAGAAGAAGGCTATAGTCAAGAAGAGTCCTAAGAGAATATTCCAGAACCCGGACTTGGATGTTACTAACGAAAATGAAGGTAATACAAGTACTACCAGTCCTAAGGCGGATAAAGTTAAAAAACACCTAAAGGGTGAGTTAGATGCTACTGTTAGTCCTAAGAATAACTCTAAAGCAGCTAAAACATCGGAGAAACAAGAATCGCCTAAGAAAAAGGCTGTAAATAGTGATATGAATAATTCAATTGGAGATAATGTTAATCCTAATGAATTGACGCCTAAAAAGAACAAAAAGAAACGCAATTCAATTACTGAGAATAGAAGTGTCACTGAAAGCGTAAAAACAAATCAGTCTGAAGGAACACCgaagaaaaataaaaagaaaagaaactCAACTTCAGAGGTTGGTCAAAATGTTGCAGAATCACCTAAAAAgaataaaacacaaaataaagaaaatgtaCAAAATGACACTGCCACCAATAAAGATGCAGAAACTGTTAAATCTccaaaaaagaagaagaaaaataaaaagaaaccaCAAAATACAGAAGTagaaaaaagtgaaaatactgtAAATAATGTTAATACTGCTGAAGGTAGTGAACCCAATGAAACTGAAGATATTCAACCCAAAGAAACAAAAGCAACCAATCCTAAAAAGAAGAACAAAAAACGGAAGCATCAACAAACCAATGAAAATTCAGAAGAAAATGATGGTAAACCTACAAAAACTAAAAAGATAAAAGTGAACCCAAATGCCATAACTGACAAAGACTCAGATTCAGAACATGAGTCAGATAACGAAATTGAATCTGAAACAGAGGAAAGTAATAAAGAAGTGCTTGAGAAATCAGCAGAGCCGGAAGAAGCCAGTTCTGATGAAGAAGATACTCCGACACCAAAGAAAAAAGAGAAAGTGGAAGAAAAAGAGACAGGGAAAGTAAGGGAGGTGAATACAGAGGACGAAATTAAGAGGACATTGTTTGTTGGCAATGTGCCCTTCAGTAAGAAGTGTAAAAAAGAGATAAAGAAGATTTTTAGCAAATATGGACAGATTGAGAGTGTTAg GATCCGCACAGTGCCAGTGAAGGACCCCAGCGTGACCCCAAAGCTGGCTGTGATCAAGCAGGAGCTTCATCCAGAAAGGAGCACTGTCAATGTCTATGTTAAGTTCACCAACCCACAGTGTGTTGATCAG GCGTTAGCAGAGAACAACACAGTCCTAAACAACAACCACCTCCGCGTGACCCGGAGCGGCAGCACCGGCGCGGAGCACGACCCGAGACACTCTGTGTTCGTTGGCAACATTCCCTTCGCTTTGGAAGATGAGGGGTTGAGAGAGAAGTTTGAGAAGTGCGGAGAGATTGAGTCGGTCAGGATTGTGCGGGATAAGAAGACGAATGCTGGAAAAG gttTCGGTTACGTCAACTTCACGTCAAAAGATGGCGTGGAACTAGCACTCGCTTTAACAGACGAAGATCTTACCATCAAGAACAGAATCATGAGGGTCAAGAGGTGTACGCAGGTCACACAAAGACAGGCGCAGAAGGGAAATAACAG GCCAGGTTTCCAAGGAAAGAAACTCAGTCAAGGTGACAGGCAAAGGAATCAAACGCCAGGCAAATTCAACCAAGGACGTAACCAAGGGTTCCAGGGAAATAGGGGAGGGAACTTCCAAAATAGGGGTGGGAATTTCCAAAATAAAAGTGAGAATTTCCAGAATAAGGGTGGTAACTTCCAGAATAAGGGTGGTAACTTCCAGAATAAGGGTGGGAATTTCCAAAATAAAGGTGGCAATTTCCAAGGGAGGGGCGGAAATTTTGGAAAACAGAATGATGGCGAGAAGGTTGGGGCTGAGAGAAGGTTAATGAATAAGAGAAAGAGTCAG GAGGGAGGTGACGGTCCCCGCGACGATCAGCCACGAGAGAAGAAACCTAGGAAGGAGTTCGTAGGAATGACTGCAGAGAAAAAAAAG AAACGCAAGTTTGACAAGGGACAGAAGAAAAAGAAGGCTCTAAGCGAGATTTTAACGA agtaa
- the LOC125238446 gene encoding nucleolin 2 isoform X1 → MDYVVGNVAALIAGNVTPNRPKLSKRALTPIKHMPSPNVTPKSELVDDRSIFLSPSVQKKKAIVKKSPKRIFQNPDLDVTNENEGNTSTTSPKADKVKKHLKGELDATVSPKNNSKAAKTSEKQESPKKKAVNSDMNNSIGDNVNPNELTPKKNKKKRNSITENRSVTESVKTNQSEGTPKKNKKKRNSTSEVGQNVAESPKKNKTQNKENVQNDTATNKDAETVKSPKKKKKNKKKPQNTEVEKSENTVNNVNTAEGSEPNETEDIQPKETKATNPKKKNKKRKHQQTNENSEENDGKPTKTKKIKVNPNAITDKDSDSEHESDNEIESETEESNKEVLEKSAEPEEASSDEEDTPTPKKKEKVEEKETGKVREVNTEDEIKRTLFVGNVPFSKKCKKEIKKIFSKYGQIESVRIRTVPVKDPSVTPKLAVIKQELHPERSTVNVYVKFTNPQCVDQALAENNTVLNNNHLRVTRSGSTGAEHDPRHSVFVGNIPFALEDEGLREKFEKCGEIESVRIVRDKKTNAGKGFGYVNFTSKDGVELALALTDEDLTIKNRIMRVKRCTQVTQRQAQKGNNRPGFQGKKLSQGDRQRNQTPGKFNQGRNQGFQGNRGGNFQNRGGNFQNKSENFQNKGGNFQNKGGNFQNKGGNFQNKGGNFQGRGGNFGKQNDGEKVGAERRLMNKRKSQEGGDGPRDDQPREKKPRKEFVGMTAEKKKKRKFDKGQKKKKALSEILTK, encoded by the exons ATGGATTACGTTGTAGGCAATGTAGCTGCCTTAATAGCTGGTAACGTGACGCCAAACCGCCCTAAACTCTCCAAAAGGGCCTTAACTCCGATAAAGCATATGCCTTCTCCGAATGTAACACCTAAAAGCGAATTAGTTGACGATAGATCCATATTTCTGTCGCCCTCGGTACAGAAGAAGAAGGCTATAGTCAAGAAGAGTCCTAAGAGAATATTCCAGAACCCGGACTTGGATGTTACTAACGAAAATGAAGGTAATACAAGTACTACCAGTCCTAAGGCGGATAAAGTTAAAAAACACCTAAAGGGTGAGTTAGATGCTACTGTTAGTCCTAAGAATAACTCTAAAGCAGCTAAAACATCGGAGAAACAAGAATCGCCTAAGAAAAAGGCTGTAAATAGTGATATGAATAATTCAATTGGAGATAATGTTAATCCTAATGAATTGACGCCTAAAAAGAACAAAAAGAAACGCAATTCAATTACTGAGAATAGAAGTGTCACTGAAAGCGTAAAAACAAATCAGTCTGAAGGAACACCgaagaaaaataaaaagaaaagaaactCAACTTCAGAGGTTGGTCAAAATGTTGCAGAATCACCTAAAAAgaataaaacacaaaataaagaaaatgtaCAAAATGACACTGCCACCAATAAAGATGCAGAAACTGTTAAATCTccaaaaaagaagaagaaaaataaaaagaaaccaCAAAATACAGAAGTagaaaaaagtgaaaatactgtAAATAATGTTAATACTGCTGAAGGTAGTGAACCCAATGAAACTGAAGATATTCAACCCAAAGAAACAAAAGCAACCAATCCTAAAAAGAAGAACAAAAAACGGAAGCATCAACAAACCAATGAAAATTCAGAAGAAAATGATGGTAAACCTACAAAAACTAAAAAGATAAAAGTGAACCCAAATGCCATAACTGACAAAGACTCAGATTCAGAACATGAGTCAGATAACGAAATTGAATCTGAAACAGAGGAAAGTAATAAAGAAGTGCTTGAGAAATCAGCAGAGCCGGAAGAAGCCAGTTCTGATGAAGAAGATACTCCGACACCAAAGAAAAAAGAGAAAGTGGAAGAAAAAGAGACAGGGAAAGTAAGGGAGGTGAATACAGAGGACGAAATTAAGAGGACATTGTTTGTTGGCAATGTGCCCTTCAGTAAGAAGTGTAAAAAAGAGATAAAGAAGATTTTTAGCAAATATGGACAGATTGAGAGTGTTAg GATCCGCACAGTGCCAGTGAAGGACCCCAGCGTGACCCCAAAGCTGGCTGTGATCAAGCAGGAGCTTCATCCAGAAAGGAGCACTGTCAATGTCTATGTTAAGTTCACCAACCCACAGTGTGTTGATCAG GCGTTAGCAGAGAACAACACAGTCCTAAACAACAACCACCTCCGCGTGACCCGGAGCGGCAGCACCGGCGCGGAGCACGACCCGAGACACTCTGTGTTCGTTGGCAACATTCCCTTCGCTTTGGAAGATGAGGGGTTGAGAGAGAAGTTTGAGAAGTGCGGAGAGATTGAGTCGGTCAGGATTGTGCGGGATAAGAAGACGAATGCTGGAAAAG gttTCGGTTACGTCAACTTCACGTCAAAAGATGGCGTGGAACTAGCACTCGCTTTAACAGACGAAGATCTTACCATCAAGAACAGAATCATGAGGGTCAAGAGGTGTACGCAGGTCACACAAAGACAGGCGCAGAAGGGAAATAACAG GCCAGGTTTCCAAGGAAAGAAACTCAGTCAAGGTGACAGGCAAAGGAATCAAACGCCAGGCAAATTCAACCAAGGACGTAACCAAGGGTTCCAGGGAAATAGGGGAGGGAACTTCCAAAATAGGGGTGGGAATTTCCAAAATAAAAGTGAGAATTTCCAGAATAAGGGTGGTAACTTCCAGAATAAGGGTGGTAACTTCCAGAATAAGGGTGGGAATTTCCAAAATAAAGGTGGCAATTTCCAAGGGAGGGGCGGAAATTTTGGAAAACAGAATGATGGCGAGAAGGTTGGGGCTGAGAGAAGGTTAATGAATAAGAGAAAGAGTCAG GAGGGAGGTGACGGTCCCCGCGACGATCAGCCACGAGAGAAGAAACCTAGGAAGGAGTTCGTAGGAATGACTGCAGAGAAAAAAAAG AAACGCAAGTTTGACAAGGGACAGAAGAAAAAGAAGGCTCTAAGCGAGATTTTAACGAAGTAA